A stretch of the Takifugu flavidus isolate HTHZ2018 chromosome 1, ASM371156v2, whole genome shotgun sequence genome encodes the following:
- the LOC130538175 gene encoding dual specificity phosphatase 29-like, with protein sequence MSRGLQRLVSREGAEGRYETPPAAELQRLMWTKKGTSGHLDEVQPRIYIGDMYAAKDKRTLQAHHITHVLNAADGKFNVNTGPSFYRDTKITYHGVEAFDMPSFNLRPFFYPAANFIKNAVSSPTGKVLVHCAMGLSRSSTLVLAYLMIHEGMTLADAIKAVSANRNVSPNSGFLEQLRELDKELHCRGPPQSYANGGRK encoded by the exons ATGTCCAGAGGTCTCCAGCGCTTGGTGAGCCGCGAGGGGGCAGAGGGCAGGTACGAAACCCCCCCGGCCGCAGAGCTCCAGAGGCTGATGTGGACGAAGAAAGGGACCAGCGGCCACCTGGACGAGGTCCAGCCCAGGATCTACATAGGAGACAT gTATGCTGCCAAAGACAAAAGGACTCTCCAGGCTCATCACATCACTCACGTACTCAACGCCGCTGATGGGAAATTCAACGTTAACACGGGGCCCAGTTTCTACAGAGACACCAAAATCACTTATCATGGAGTGGAAGCGTTTGACATGCCATCCTTTAATTTGAGGCCCTTCTTTTACCCGGCAGCTAATTTCATCAAGAACGCTGTGAGCTCGCCCACAG GTAAAGTGTTGGTCCACTGCGCCATGGGGCTGAGCCGCTCGTCCACCTTGGTCCTGGCCTACCTGATGATCCACGAGGGCATGACCCTGGCGGACGCCATCAAGGCAGTGAGCGCCAACAGGAACGTCTCGCCAAACTCGGGCTTCCTGGAGCAACTGCGAGAGCTGGACAAGGAGCTGCACTGCCGGGGGCCGCCGCAGAGCTATGCCAACGGCGGGCGCAAGTGA